acacccttgaagatgctgcAAAATTTTACAAGGATTATGCAAAGGCTGCAGGTTTCTCTACAAGAGTTTGGACCACAAATAAAAAGGGAAACaaaattaagaatcaattgattacatgtagcagagagggaaaatggaaatctaaaatatctccgacCGAGAAGACAAATCCCACAGCTGGTTTAAATTGTCCTACAcgaatttatatacacacattgaaaGATATTGGTGCTTGGATTATTTCGAATGTCGTGTTGTATCATTCACATCCTTGTTGTCCAACTCAggcagagatgctcaaacagcacaTGGAACTAAGCATGTCCGTTTGTCGTACAATAGAGAAAACGAGGAAGCTAGtatcagaccaagcaaaacttaccaatcattCGTTGCGGCAGCTGGGGGTcaccgcgagttaaattttatcgaaAAAGACATGAGAAATTACATCACGAGAGAAGTGCGGAATGTTTTGgaacaagaagatgcaaaggaattcaggaaatatttattaagaatgaaagagaagaatcagaatttttttttcgagCTCAAACTAGAGGACGATCAGTCGATTAAGCTGGCTTTTTGGGACGATGCAAGGAGCAGAGCTGCCTTTGAGTATTTCggagatgttatttcatttgacaccacctacaatacaaacaaGTAATATGCTGTTCTTGTTTATGATGGTAAATTAATGTTGCTTTATGAATCTGCTGTAGAGGTGTATATTGGATGTTTTTGGGTGTATAAAATCATTTGTTGGGTGTACATAATGATTTTCATTCTGCAATCTCGTAATTTATTTCAGGCATAATTTGGTTTGTGGTTCTTTTGTTAGGGTGAATCACCACAgtcagtcaacacttcttggatgtgctttgatgaaaaatgaagaaattgaatcattcaaatggttatttcaatgttgGCTTCGTTGCATGTGAGGAAATGCTCCTAAAGAATTTCTCACCGATCAATGCACATCAATGAAAAGGGCTATAGAGGGCTTAtatgccaacaacaattcaccgttggtgtatttggcacatcacGAAGAAGATCCCAAGCAAATTAAATGGGTACAAGGGACATGCAGAAATTGAACAAGAATTGAGCCAggttgtttggaactctcatagcaaagactcatttgataggaattggaatgattttctgctGAAGTATGGTCTtatggacaacaagtggctttcaggtaatgttgtttaaaatctgcagcagaggtgtaaattgcatgtttttggaTGTAATGTATTCTAGTTTGGGTGTATTCTATAGATCTTTATGACGACCGTCATATATGAGTTCCAATTTATCTGGATCACCATTTATAGGCAGGGATgaaaagcacacaaaggagcgagagcatgcattcattttttaacaagttcatTACACGAAACAACTCGCTTATCCAATTTGTCAAACAATACGATAATTGCCTTGGAAGTAGggagcaagcagagagagaatcagatgctgcagattttcatacggTCATACCGTGTGCAACAAAATCTTccattgaagctcagtttcaacaTGTGTACACTCACCAAAAGTTTAGGGAAGTCCAAGCACAATTAAGAAGAAAGGCGAATTGCATCACAAGATTAACGAACTCCGCTCTAGGCTATTCAGTATATGAAGTTGGAGAACAagtttccagctcaatattcaacaagtttgtgGTTACTTACAACTCAGTAGCAGCCCAAGTGAAATGTCAATGCTCATTATTCGAGTCAAGAGGCATATTGTGCCATCACGcactaagcgtgttaagcttTAAACGAGTAACCCAACTGTCACCGAGATATATATtggaacgatggagcaagaaggGAAATAGGCAACtcacacacatcaagagcagccatGACGAGCCACTGttggagccaagaagcaagaggtttGACGAATTGGTATTTTGTTCGcaaaatatttgtgaatttaCATCAAAATCGGAGGAGTTAACTGCCATTCTGCACCGTGCGTATGGTAACATCATGGTTGAGATGGGAGAACtgaaagccaaaaggaaggggACATGTTTGTTATCTCACGAAGATGCCAACTTGGAATCCattaacgagcttcaaagccctCCAAGGGttcgaacaagaggacgtccaaaaaaTAGGCTAGGTTCAAAGTTGGACAAACAGATTGAAAATgtctcaaagaagaagaaaacgaaagcTTTAAACGAGGTAAAAGTGGTGTTCTTTAAATATGTGGTGATGGAGTTTAATTTTCTTGTAAATAGTTTTGCTAATATGTGAGTTTATTATTTCCAGTTAAACCTCTTTGATGCTGTATCAGTGGTGCATCCAAATTCCAGCCAATATCAAGGAcatgttatgaattatcagttcagGAAACTAGCAGTAGGGGATagttttttgggtgtatagttacagaatatgggtgtaaagctcaatttttttggtgtatttctgaattttcttgtgtttgacattttacatttatatattttcaGATGCTACTGTTTatgttataaattattgttttgtttagtttttatggtttagggtttagggtttagggtttagtttttagggtttagagatttaaggtttaagtgtttaggggtttagggtttagggtttagagtttagggtttagggtttagggatttaGGGGTTTAGGAATCCAGCATCAGGGGATagaagtttgggtgtatattgaaattatTGGGGTGTAAAATTCCATGTTTTGGGTGTATAGTAGGTTGggtggtttagtgtttagggtttagggtttagggttctaGGGTTTaatggttttagggttttagggtttagtgttttagggtttagggtttagggtttagggtttagagtctAGGGTCTAGGAtttaggggttagggtttagggtttagggttttagggataAAGCATCAGAGGATagaagtttgggtgtatattcaacTATCCTTGGGTGTaaaatttcatgttttgggtaTAATATTTCCTGGTTTGATGTTTTCCTTCATATTTTAGCACCTGTAATTCAGACCTTTTGAATACAGCAAAGACAGTTTAATTAtggaaaaaattttataataaaactgGATTATATTGGCAAAATTTTACCGCATGTGTTCAAATTGTTACAAGACTACATAACAGTTAAATTAATCAGTGTCAATATCATTAGAATCTATCTGACAATATGGACTCAATAGCAATGAGGATGGCTTGGACAGTCTTATTACATCACTTCCCCTAATGGCTTCAACTTTGTCTTGATTCATTTCATGGAATAAAATCCAGGAAGCATATTCTATTCTATAGTGGTCCACCTCGTCCTACAGTTTAAAAGAATATTCTTTTTAATCAACCAtattaatttagtaaattaataCAGAGTTATATAGTTTTAAACACAATTACCTGGGTCCAATTGTCCCTCTCATACTTCCCTCTTTTAACGTTTTCGGGCTGAATTATTTCAAGCCGCTTCATTACATAAATAGCACAGTCATAactgaaaaacaagaaataaattagCAAATTACATATAGGAAAGATGAATTTTCAGAGTGAAAGATTTATACCTTATCTTTTGGCCTGAGATATTAATGTATGGTGGTTCAATTTCCTGATCCTTTCTCTTCAGAGGTGCCCCCGCAGCATATACTCTCATTCTTGAAATTACATATCccttaaaacacaaaacaaattagtaatatatgaataaatttaataaaggaATACACCTAAAGGAGCACAAACTTATACCTTATATTgaacagaaatacacccaaatattaaaatacaaaacacaGAAACAACTTACAATGAATTTATTTAGGTTCATTCTTGCATGGAGGGACATGTCTTGTGATATGGGTCgagtatataaaattttctctttcttgcaTCAGCCACCCATAACTACCAAtggtttgaatagaaaacaggtGCAAAAATCTGAAGTATGTCCACATTGAACAGTGTTTTAGTTTATTTGGCACATAAGTAAAAAATGGTGATAAGAAATTTTAGAAACgaaaacttacatatggatgTGATGCTAATTTTTTGAGGTCCAAGAAGGGTATAACCATTGGGTAGTCTTCCACCCTGAATGGCTTTTTGGTTTTAGGCTGTAAGAATTTCCCATTTGGATGATTTCCAACGGTCATATTCTGCAACAATTGTGAAACACCAAATGAAATATttaatacacccaaacaattacagaaatacatccgaacaattacaaaaatacacccaaaagaataaaaaaatacacccaaataattacagaaaatacacccaaacgattacagacaTACACctaaaggatttaagaaatacacccaaaattcgttgaagtacaccttacCACAAGATCAGGGGGAGACggtatatttcttcttgaaatcttttaaCGTTTTGCTAGTTAAAGATGAGGCACATGGCAGAGACAATCTAGAAAAAAAGCCCAAATCAATTTACATCAACCAACATTGCAGTTACATTTCATGATAAAATCATTAATGTTACCTCAGCTTCTATATGTGTATCAGCTTTCAGATATGCAAAGTGGACTTTTGACAAAATGTATCGATCTTGGGCATTGAGTGTGCACACGGCGTCATACTCATTAGTCATTAGTGCTTCCATCTCCGTATGTCTTCACACGTGTGGTCCAGACGTaccatttttctttcatttcagCCGACATCTCATGGGTCCTCGCAGGAGtttcaaacttttcaaaaaaaattttgccaCTCTGCTTTTCAATCTGTGGTCTTTTACCTTCTGTCTTCACCCcattgtttataattttttcaccAGTTCCTTTAATTATTCGATCAGTCAGGCCCTCATCATCAGTGCAGCAGCGTCTGGTGCTGGATTACTGCATGTTGACATATAACGTactataagaataagaatagatGAATGATATTAAAAACCAAATTTTATTTTGCTGAACTTACATTTTAGATGGAGATGGTAGAAGCGTGGGTGTGCTTTCTTCAGGTTTCGGGGGTGGTTCTAGAGTGCTGCAAGGTTAGATAAAACAAATCATGttataaaaatactagttaCAGATCAATTGTGAAGATATACACCCCCAACAAagacaatatacacccaaacaatAACCAAATACACCCCAATATTATTCCTTACCTTTTTgttctttcttcattaattttttcACTTGGAGACTTTGTAGGGGTTAGTTCAATTTCTGACACAGGGGCTATCTGGGACAGAGGTACATAAACTTGAATCGGAACTCTaaacaagacaaaaataaaaagttaagaaAGCCCGTGAAGATAAAATGGTTATAAGGTTGAAATTTACTTGTAAAACTCACATTGAAAGCGCTTCAGTTTGTGACTGTGTCTCCACCCGCACAACTATCATGTTCTCTCAGCTGAGTCATTGGTTGATTCTTCTACCAGACTCAAcctgaaatacacccaaagaaactCAAAATACACCTGAAGCattcaaaagaaacacatgctttgttttttgagaacttacgtagttgcagtttttgctttttttcctgcctttgttttcttgaataaaacattaaagggcttttttttttctaaaaaaaatatatacaaagttAGAAGCAGAAGGTAACAAAAGATAAAAGCAATCAGTAttagaaagagaaattacatgctaTCCGCCGGTTTGTTTATGCTGCTTTGATCTGTGTGTCCTTGAGACAAAGGATCATTCTCACTTTCTAAGTTTACCTCTGGTATTCTAAATATAGAATAGATATCATTCAGTAAAAATACCATACGGTTAAATCAGgataacaagattttatcaaataaaagtTCTTACATTTCGGATGAGTCATAATGACCTTCTGTCGATCGCAGGTCAGCCTCATTCTTCCTGGGAAACTAGAAACAATTATTAGCAACAAAAACACCTTAAAATCGGTACTATATACCCCAAACATAACAAACCCCTGTGCAGCagatttttcattgtttttctttttttagattTACTTAAGAATTCTTCTAATTCTTCAGCTCCAATTTCAGATCTGACAGTATATGCATAAAAGAATAtgttaacaaatataattttgatgataaATGGTAATATAGCTTTACAAAGTATCCTACCCATGATAGGATTGAGTTTGTTCAGGAGATGAATCGTCAACAATGAGCTTTCTCTTTTTGGATTGCATCCTGGGGAAAAAAGAGTATGaatcagaaaacaaaataaaattgatcatAAAATACTATCCAAAGCAGTGCTTATTTTTTGGCTCTTgtctgaatttttttctttgttttttatttttttactggtGATGATTCTTTGCTTCTGAAAGTGAGTAAGAAATGTTCTATTAATTCATGAAATTTTGAGAATAAACGGAAAAGAAAGCGATGATAATTTCAGAACATTACTCATCATTCAATTCAGTTTCTGAATCGGAATCCTCCTGAATCTTCTTCCCTTTTTTGGATTTCATTCTGGAAGGCAAACAATCATTAGTAAAAAACACCCTAAAAGTGACAAAATACACACTAAAAGtgacaaaatacacccaagtatGTTACTTACTTTTTGGCTGTTCGGGTGGATTGTTTCCTTTTTGGTTCCTCTGAGTCTTCTTCAGTCTCAGactcagaggaagaatagacTTTAGTTTCAGATGTATCACTCTTAGATGATGATGAACttgccttctttttttttgtttttttcttcatttgttTCAATTTCTCCCTTGTTTCTGCCATCTTTACGATTCACTGAAACAGTAGAAATGTTAGTTAACAACATCCACATAAATAAAACACACCCAAGGTATTCTGTTCACTTACCATATGTTCATCCATTTCTGCTCTCATCCTTTCAACCAACTGCTCTCTATTCCAGTTGGCAATCCAGGGTTGTGCAggtctttcttctcctttcttgtCTTTGTTTTTTGACAAATGGAAATAGACTATCATCAAGGCAAACAAGCAGCCGTcgattgattttttctttttcagattgtAATTAGTTATGCCCTTGAGGATGAAATTCAGCACATGGGCTCCCCAGTTGCCCTCCTTTATTTTATCCATCTTAAAAATTGGAGCTAGGTGCACAggagagattttgtttattgttgttGGCAACTGGAACGCCATCTGTATATAGATGATGAAAATCCTCTTGAACATCAGGCAATCCTGTtcattttcaacaccaatactcATCATCTCATCCGTCAGATTTTTTAGAGTCTTCCCCTGAAATCTTCTAAAAATCTGTTTGTTCTCTTCAAAAAGTTCCTTATAACTGACTTTCTGAGGAAATAGATCTCccacaaaaaaaaacaacttaCACTGAAAATCACTTGAAATATACCCAAACATCACTCATATACACCCCAATATCACTCATATACACCTATGTTTGTTTCTTGATTATATGATAGCAGAATAAGATATTACGAAGAATGGAAGTATAGAGGTTTTCTGTAATGAGTTACCTGATGCGTTGAGGCCAAGTGCAACCCCTATTGTGCTGGGTTTAACTCTAAACGAACCATAGCTGGTTTCAAGCATGTTTTTCCCCAATTTAAAGGAGTTAGCCAACTCCTTTAATAGTTTGTGATGCACCCTTAGTGGCAGGATGTGCATCAGTCTACCAAAACCTAAATCCCAaacaattgattttttttctcgCTCATATTTCCAAATTTTTCACTCAACAAATGGGTTACACACTTCAAGTCTTTGGTTTGctgtaaacaaagcaaaattagAGTCATTAGAATAGGATATATTTGTATTAGGAAAAATTGAGTTGTTCTAAGACATATATTTGTGCTTACATTGTATTTTTTTCTACCTTGATTTTTGGTTGCCATTTTTACTTCAATGAAAAAGAGATGCTGTcaatagataaaaaatacaccaaaaaaatAGAGACATACACCCATAGATCAGTCAGATACACCCCAATATCAGCAACATACACCCAAACCCAGTCCCATaaccattttgttttttttttttaattaaacaaaattaaatcaattcaaaatcatattcaaTTCACCCAAAATTCCATAAAATATAACTACAAGGTCAAGCACAATTAGAATAGTAACAGTTAGacttcaaaattcttaatatatatatcaGTCCCATACACCTCTACATTTTTTGGATTATATGACATTATATGAGTTCAGAAATATATTTAAGTTCAAAATACCACTAGAAGAAACAGTCGCATGCCAAGTCCAAGATATACACCCGACAATTGgccatatacacccaaaaaatcATTTAGAAGAGGAAGAGTCTTTCATGTAACCATGCACAAATCTATTTAAAAAACATGTAAACATCCACAAAACATGTACCAAAACATATCAAAGCACACGTTCAAGCATTCACTAGAAGTATGCGAAATAGCATAAACGAAGAACAGTGTCATCAGAACAGTAATATGAGATCTAAACCAAGAACAGAGAAACATAAAGAGAAATACTGACGATATAGTTCTTCGATTTCATATAACAGCGGgaaaaacctagaagaacagtaaaatagTACCTtaccttgaataatgtttcttcatttttcttgtgATTTTTTATGGAGATTTGTATCTTTTGTTCTTGATTTATTCTACTCTTCACGAGGAGTTGGAATATTTCTTCAGAATCGTAATTTGTTTCGAATGTGGCTTGAAATTTGACggtttatattttgattgaggaagaagatgaagagtcTGCCATAATGAGCATGTTTTGGAAAAACACAACTGTCGTGTAAGGTGCTTGCGTTTATGCTCTATTCTAAAGTGTGTAGTG
The genomic region above belongs to Arachis duranensis cultivar V14167 chromosome 3, aradu.V14167.gnm2.J7QH, whole genome shotgun sequence and contains:
- the LOC107478485 gene encoding protein FAR-RED ELONGATED HYPOCOTYL 3-like; protein product: MHSFFNKFITRNNSLIQFVKQYDNCLGSREQAERESDAADFHTVIPCATKSSIEAQFQHVYTHQKFREVQAQLRRKANCITRLTNSALGYSVYEVGEQVSSSIFNKFVVTYNSVAAQVKCQCSLFESRGILCHHALSVLSFKRVTQLSPRYILERWSKKGNRQLTHIKSSHDEPLLEPRSKRFDELVFCSQNICEFTSKSEELTAILHRAYGNIMVEMGELKAKRKGTCLLSHEDANLESINELQSPPRVRTRGRPKNRLGSKLDKQIENVSKKKKTKALNELNLFDAVSVVHPNSSQYQGHVMNYQFRKLAVGDSFLGV